CCACCGTTGGTTTTCCGGCAGGTTAACCCACTCCGGTTTGACGACGGTTGCCATCTCTCAAGGCACGGTCGGGTTCAGGCGCCAGATCGCGAAGTTGAGAGCGCTGGCGTAGCTCACCCAAGCGAGATAGGGGAGCAGGAGAAGGGCAGCCCTGGCGTCATGCCGCCAGAAGGCGATCATTGTCGCGAGGATGAGCGCCCAGAGGATGACGATCTCGAAGAAGGCCAGGTCGAAGCGACGAAGGCCGAAGAAGATTACCGACCAAGCTGCGTTGAGGATGAGCTGAAGCCCGAAGAGCAGTATGGCCGCTGGCGCACCCGAGAAACCTGCCCTTCGCCAGACCAGCCAGCCGGCGATGCCCATCATCAGGTACAGCGCGGACCAGACCGGGCCGAATACGACACCGGGAGGCGTCCACGCCGGCTTCCCGATGCTGCCGTACCACGTAGCCACTGCCGGACCAGTGAACTGCGATCCGATAAGCCCCGCAGAGAACGAGACCACTACCCACAGGATCAACCCCACAATGGCCTTGACACCCATCCCATCTGCTCCGGG
This region of Armatimonadota bacterium genomic DNA includes:
- a CDS encoding TspO/MBR family protein, coding for MGVKAIVGLILWVVVSFSAGLIGSQFTGPAVATWYGSIGKPAWTPPGVVFGPVWSALYLMMGIAGWLVWRRAGFSGAPAAILLFGLQLILNAAWSVIFFGLRRFDLAFFEIVILWALILATMIAFWRHDARAALLLLPYLAWVSYASALNFAIWRLNPTVP